The proteins below come from a single Macadamia integrifolia cultivar HAES 741 unplaced genomic scaffold, SCU_Mint_v3 scaffold484, whole genome shotgun sequence genomic window:
- the LOC122068928 gene encoding chaperonin CPN60-2, mitochondrial-like, whose product MYRVAANFASKARIARNSSQQIGCRLNWNRNYAAKDIKFGVDARALMLKGVEELSNAVGITMGPKGRNVVIEQSFGAPKVTKDGVTVAKSIEFKDRVKNVGASLVKQVANATNDVAGDGTTCATVLTRAIFTEGCKSVAAGMNAMDLRRGITMAVDSVVTNLKSRARMISTSEEIAQVGTISANGEREIGELIAKAMERVGKEGVITIADGKTLYNELEVVEGMKLDRGYISPYFITNPKNQKCELEDPLILIYDKKISSVNAVVKVLELALKRQRPLLIVAEDIESDALATLILNKLRAGIKVCAIKAPGFGENRKACLQDLAILTGGEVITEELGLNLEKVDVDMLGSCKKVTVSKDDTVVLDGAGDKKAIEERCEQLRSAIESSTSDYEKEKLQERLAKLSGGVAVLKIGGASETEVSEKKDRVTDALNATKAAVEEGIVPGGGVALLYASKELDKLQISNFDQKIGVQIIQNALKTPVYTIASNAGVEGAVVVGKLLEQDNPDLGYDAAKGEYLDMVKAGIIDPLKVIRTALVDAASVSSLMTTTEAVVVELPKDEKEVPAMGGGMGGMGGMDY is encoded by the exons ATGTATCGCGTGGCTGCCAACTTCGCTTCCAAAGCCCG GATCGCTAGGAACAGTAGCCAGCAG ATTGGTTGCAGGTTGAATTGGAACAGAAATTATGCTGCTAAAGATATTAAATTCGGTGTCGATGCTCGTGCTTTGATGCTTAAAGGTGTTGAAGAGCTCTCTAATGCTGTTGGTATAACCATGGGGCCCAAG GGACGCAATGTTGTAATTGAACAAAGTTTTGGTGCCCCGAAAGTGACAAAAGATGGTGTTACTGTGGCAAAGAGCATTGAGTTCAAGGATAGAGTTAAAAACGTGGGTGCAAGCCTTGTGAAGCAGGTAGCAAATGCAACAAATGATGTGGCAGGCGATG GTACTACCTGTGCCACAGTCCTCACCCGTGCTATATTTACTGAAGGCTGCAAATCAGTTGCAGCTGGGATGAATGCAATGGACCTGCGCCGTGGAATCACAATGGCAGTTGATTCTGTTGTTACAAACCTCAAGAGCAGAGCAAGAATGATAAGCACGTCTGAAGAAATTGCACAG GTTGGCACAATATCTGcaaatggggagagagagattggtgAGCTTATAGCGAAAGCTATGGAGAGAGTCGGGAAAGAAGGAGTCATCACCATAGCT GATGGCAAAACTCTATATAATGAACTGGAAGTTGTTGAGGGAATGAAATTGGATAGGGGTTATATATCTCCCTATTTCATCACCAACCCGAAGAACCAAAAATGT GAATTAGAAGATCCTCTCATCTTAATATATGATAAGAAAATTTCAAGCGTGAATGCTGTGGTTAAAGTGTTAGAGTTGGCTCTGAAG AGGCAAAGACCTTTGCTGATTGTTGCTGAAGACATAGAAAGTGATGCATTGGCCACTCTAATTTTAAATAAGCTCCGTGCTGGAATCAAG GTCTGTGCCATTAAAGCTCCTGGTTTTGGAGAAAACAGGAAGGCCTGCTTGCAAGATCTTGCCATTCTCACCGGGGGTGAA GTCATAACAGAGGAGCTTGGCCTGAACCTTGAAAAGGTGGACGTGGATATGCTTGGCTCATGTAAAAAG GTGACGGTATCCAAGGACGACACTGTTGTTCTGGACGGGGCTGGTGACAAGAAAGCCATTGAGGAAAGATGTGAACag TTGAGGTCTGCAATTGAATCGAGCACTTCTGATTATGAGAAAGAGAAGCTGCAAGAAAGGCTGGCAAAGCTTTCTGGTGGTGTTGCAGTTTTGAAG ATAGGAGGTGCTAGCGAAACTGAAGTTAGTGAGAAGAAGGATAGAGTTACCGATGCATTAAATGCCACCAAGGCTGCAGTGGAAGAGGGTATTGTACCAG GTGGTGGAGTTGCACTTCTTTATGCATCTAAGGAACTAGATAAGTTGCAAATTTCCAACTTTGACCAAAAGATTGGTGTTCAGATTATTCAGAATGCCCTTAAG ACACCTGTTTACACAATTGCTTCCAATGCTGGGGTTGAGGGAGCTGTAGTTGTTGGCAAGCTATTGGAACAGGATAACCCTGATCTTGGATATGATGCTGCAAAAG gtgAATATTTGGACATGGTGAAAGCTGGAATCATTGACCCACTGAAAGTTATCAGAACTGCATTGGTGGATGCTGCTAG TGTCTCTTCATTGATGACTACTACAGAAGCTGTGGTGGTTGAACTTCCAAAGGATGAGAAAGAAGTTCCAGCTATGGGTGGTGGAATGGGTGGAATGGGTGGAATGGATTATTGA
- the LOC122068933 gene encoding PHD finger protein ING1-like isoform X2: protein MRDLDKSLQESQHQNELHCEQEIEDIKRGVQSGNIAPDTSLIRFSDDALDEQKHCIRIADEKVALATQAYDLVDAHVQQLDQYMKRLDEELRREKDLASAGAVAALNPGTNVKSGRGSESSKGGRKKTRSAAAVAAAGNAPSMDLDLPVDPNEPTYCYCNQIFFGEMIACDNPDCKIEWFHYGCVGLKEPPKGKWYCPDCASIKRRKGK, encoded by the exons ATGCGTGATTTGGATAAAAGTTTGCAAG AAAGCCAGCACCAAAATGAATTACATTGTGAACAAGAAATAGAGGACATTAAAAGAGGAGTTCAGTCTGGAAATATAGCACCGGATACTTCACTTATTAGATTCTCAGATGATGCCCTTGACGAGCAAAAGCACTGCATCAGGATTGCTGATGAAAAGGTTGCACTTGCAACCCAAGCCTATGACTTG GTGGATGCACATGTTCAGCAACTTGATCAATACATGAAGAGACTTGATGAAGAGCTCAGAAGAG AAAAAGATCTTGCTAGTGCTGGCGCAGTGGCTGCTCTGAATCCTGGCACTAATGTTAAATCTGGAAGAGGAAGTGAAAGTAGCAAAGGAGGCCGTAAGAA AACACGCTCAGCTGCAGCGGTAGCAGCAGCAGGAAATGCACCAAGCATGGATTTAGACTTGCCAGTAGATCCAAATGAACCAACATACTGTTACTGCAACCAAATCTTCTTTGGGGAGATGATTGCATGTGATAACCCAGAT TGCAAGATAGAATGGTTCCATTATGGCTGTGTAGGACTAAAAGAACCCCCCAAAGGGAAGTGGTATTGCCCTGACTGTGCCAGTATTAAGCGTCGGAAAGGCAAATGA
- the LOC122068933 gene encoding PHD finger protein ING1-like isoform X1: MSFLEDFRASLESLPTILQRKYSLMRDLDKSLQESQHQNELHCEQEIEDIKRGVQSGNIAPDTSLIRFSDDALDEQKHCIRIADEKVALATQAYDLVDAHVQQLDQYMKRLDEELRREKDLASAGAVAALNPGTNVKSGRGSESSKGGRKKTRSAAAVAAAGNAPSMDLDLPVDPNEPTYCYCNQIFFGEMIACDNPDCKIEWFHYGCVGLKEPPKGKWYCPDCASIKRRKGK; encoded by the exons ATGTCATTCCTTGAAGATTTCCGAGCCA GCCTAGAATCGTTGCCTACTATATTGCAGAGAAAATATTCATTGATGCGTGATTTGGATAAAAGTTTGCAAG AAAGCCAGCACCAAAATGAATTACATTGTGAACAAGAAATAGAGGACATTAAAAGAGGAGTTCAGTCTGGAAATATAGCACCGGATACTTCACTTATTAGATTCTCAGATGATGCCCTTGACGAGCAAAAGCACTGCATCAGGATTGCTGATGAAAAGGTTGCACTTGCAACCCAAGCCTATGACTTG GTGGATGCACATGTTCAGCAACTTGATCAATACATGAAGAGACTTGATGAAGAGCTCAGAAGAG AAAAAGATCTTGCTAGTGCTGGCGCAGTGGCTGCTCTGAATCCTGGCACTAATGTTAAATCTGGAAGAGGAAGTGAAAGTAGCAAAGGAGGCCGTAAGAA AACACGCTCAGCTGCAGCGGTAGCAGCAGCAGGAAATGCACCAAGCATGGATTTAGACTTGCCAGTAGATCCAAATGAACCAACATACTGTTACTGCAACCAAATCTTCTTTGGGGAGATGATTGCATGTGATAACCCAGAT TGCAAGATAGAATGGTTCCATTATGGCTGTGTAGGACTAAAAGAACCCCCCAAAGGGAAGTGGTATTGCCCTGACTGTGCCAGTATTAAGCGTCGGAAAGGCAAATGA